The Moorena producens PAL-8-15-08-1 genomic interval CCAGCTATTGGGTACTTATTTTGTTTATTAGCTACCAAACCTATTACTATCCCTTGGATGTAGATCCAGTGGCAATCTATTATTGGTTGATGACTGGTGTTATCCTCAAGTTGCCCGAAATAAATCGCCAAGAACAAGAGGAACTACAGAAACTAGAGGCAGAACAGACAAACGATCCTAAACGTAAAAAGAAACGAGGTATCAAGACATCGAAAAAGGGAACAGGGAAACGGCAAAAGGGAAAAGGCAAAAGGCAAACGGTTTTTTCTACAGGTCTGCACGGATAACTGTTCCGTGTACTAAGCTGGTATTGGTTTTACCTCTTAGCTTGAGAATTCTCGAACTTTCCATAAAACCACGGATGTCCAAAGATAGCATGTTAGTTAAACTGTTATCGATTGTCGGCATTATCAGCAGTTAAATGCTTAAGGACAAAGTACTCACAACAACGACAATGATTTCTGTAATTATCCCTACTTACGGACGGGAAGACCCTTTGCGGGATACCCTAGAAGATGTCCTGAAGCAAGACTACCCTGCTTTTGAAGTACTGGTTGTCGATCAAACTCGAAACCACAAACCAGAGATTCAATCCTATTTAGAGCAGCTGGCTAATGCTGGTAAGATTCGCTGGTTCCGGGTTGATTGGGCGAGTTTACCTGGGGCAAGAAATTATGGGGTAAGGCGGGCATCCGGGGACATTATTGTGTTTATCGATGATGATATCAAGATGCCACCGGGGTATTTAACTGCTCATGCTCGTAACTATGAACAATCCCCAGAGATTGGGGCAGTGGCAGGACGAGTATTTGACCGGATGAAGCTAGCGGAGAAAGGAGCAGCAGCAGATTCCCCCACTCCCTCTTACACCATTGAAGACTTGCCTAAGGAGGCCATGGACCCTGGCATTGCATGGTATTACATAGACTTAGTCCATACGGTGAAGCCCCAACGGGTTATCTCAGCCCGAGGCTGCAATATGTCTTTCCGCCGGGAAATTTTTACGAAGTATGGGCTGCACTTTGATGAACAGTTCCGGGGGAGTGCGGTTCGTGAGGAGTCAGATTTTTGTTTGCGATTTAGGCGCACTGGTTATCAAATTTGGTATGACCCAGATGCTTATTTAGTCCATTTAGGAGAAGAAACTGGGGGGTGTCATGATATTAGTACGCGATCGCTTGAGTATCAGTTGACCTTTTATCACAACCATTTCCTGATGGGGATGAAAAATCTTACCCTTAGTGAACAGCTACGGCTGTTTGGTCGTCTATTTGATTGCCACGTCTTAGGGAATCCTCCTTGTAATAAAAGTGGTTCCCCGATTAAAATTATTAGCCGCGCTGGTTTCTACATGTTGGGATTTTTCAAAGCACTTGGTACACGCATCAAATCTATCTGGGATGATGGTCAAATTTATAGTCGGCTAGACCGTTATAAGCTTGAAGGTTAGTTGGTTGAACGCGCACGCGTGGCCTTTTGGCCAAGGTTACAAGTTTGAACGCGCACGCGTGGCCTTTTGGCCAAGGTTACAAGGTTGAAGGTTACAAGGTTGAAGGTTACAAGGTTGAAGGTTACAAGGTTGAAGCTTGAACGCGCACGCGTGGCATTTTGGCCAAGGTTACAAGGTTGAAGCCAGTTTTTAAAACTTAAAACTACGATTAAGTAAACCTAATAAGCTCTTGCATCTTTAATTAAAAGCTTTAAAATTTATGATTAATAATTCAGGAGCTTAAAGTCATAATAAGTCAAATTTAATGGTGTTGTGATAACCGGTAGTGGTACACAAGTAGTGATTTTATCACCCGAAACCTTGATCAGACCGTAGCCAAATCACTACATCTTTACCACTACCGCTGATTGATACTATGGGAACGCCAAGAGCGAACAACCTGCAACCTGCAACCTCCAATCTCAAACCTCAAACCTCCAACCTCCAACCTCCAACCTTAAACCTCCAACCTTAAACCTCCAACCTCCAACCTTGGCCAAAAGGCCACGCTACGCGAACAACCTTCAACCTGCCACCGTTAACTCTAAAAAAATTACCCATGAAAATCTTAGTTGCTAGCCACTCCTATATTGTTGACCTTAACTGCGAGAAGTTACGAACACTCGCTCAGTTAGAACCTAATATTGAGGTAACTGTGGTGGTTCCCCGGCGCTGGCGTCCTGGTGGTGTCCAAAATCGCATCATTGAAACCCAACCCCGTGAGGAAGGTTCATTTCGGGTGGTACCAGTGTCTAACTTTAGTGAAAATCATCAGGGGCTGCTGACCTTTGGCCTAGATATTATCCCTTTATTGAAACAGTTTCGCCCCGACATTATTCAAGTGGAACAGGGAGCTAAGGCATTAGGTTATGCTCAATTTATTACCCTAAATAAGCTATTAGGATTGAAGGCAAAAAACCTATTTTTAACTTTTTGGAATCTGCCCTACCAAGTGAAATTTCCGGTCTCTGTGTTGGAAGGGTATAACCTGCGCCATACCGATGGACTGATTTGTGGGAATCAGGATGGGGTAGAAATCCTGCGACAACATGGTTATAACGGACCAGCTAAAGTAATGCCCCAATTGGGGGTAGATGAAAGCTTGTTTCGTCCCCAAGCTCAGCCAGAATTAAAACAGAAGTTGGGAATTCAACCCAATGAGTTTGTGGTGGGATTTGTGGGACGGTTTGTAGAGGAGAAGGGATTACTGACTTTAGGTAAAGCCCTAGCTGGGTTATCTGGGATGCAGTGGAAGTTGCTGCTACTAGGGCGTGGTCCCCTCAAGCCGATATTGATGGAAAAGGCGGCAGAATGGGGAATTAAAGACCAACTGATTTGGATTGAGAGTGTTCCCCATGATGAGGTACCTCGTTATATTAATGTGATGAATACTCTGGTGCTACCATCAGAGACTAATTATAACTTTAAAACCTTAACTAGTGTAGGTTGGAAGGAACAGTTTGGTCATGTGCTGATTGAGGCTATGGCATCTAAAGTACCAGTAATTGGTTCCGATTCTGGAGAAATTCCCTATGTGATTGGGGATGCTGGGTTGGTGTTTCCTGAAAAAGATGAGTCGGAGTTACGACATTGTTTACAGCAGCTAATCAAGCAACCAGAGTTGGCTGAGAAATTAGGAGATTTGGGTTATGAACGGGCAATGGAACAGTATACGAATAAGGCGTTAGCTAAACAGCTGTTGGATTTTTATCAGGAATTAATGCAGAATTAATAATTTATAATTTATAATTTATAATTTATAATTCACAATTTTAGAATGTAGAACTTAGAATTTGGAATTCTGCATTCTTAATTCTGCATTCTTAATTCTGCATTCTTAATTATGCATTATAAATTCTTCATTCTTCGCTACCACCTCTATGGACTGTTTTCACCCATTTCAACCGTTTAGGACGCACAGACATCCGAGCGGTAGTAGCGGCCATCACTAGCATCCAGTGCAATAGATAAAGGTTTCCCCTCAAGGTCTGCAACAGAGGAACCAACAGGTTAGAAACACGTAATCGTCGATTTTGATTGGTGCGGCGCAGCCCGACCAACATCCCAATCACTGATACGGTGACAGTTAGACCAGTAATGGGGCTAAAAATAGGTAGACGGTTACGGGCAATAGCCATCAAACAGTCTGGTACAGCAGCAGTGGGCAAAAAGTACTGGATGATCAAGTAGGTAAATAAATCTATAGTTTTCCGCAAACCTAGGCGGTTACTTACAATTAAACGCCAGTAATCTAGATAGCGCTGGTACCCTCCTTCTGCCCAACGGTTCCGTTGATGCCAGAGTGCGATCGCACTGGTGACTCCTTCTTCTTCTACTGGCGGGTAATTGAGAAAGCCAATATCCCACTGATCGAGGTGTAGGCGAATGGTTAAATCTAAGTCGTCGGTGATAGTTTCTTCATTCCAGGCACCGCAACGCTGTAGTGCGGAACGTCGGACAAACTGACCATTGCCCCGCAATTCAGCAATCCCACCCACTGCTATACGTTGCTGTTGGAAATAGCTGTCTAGAGCCATTTCTGCCATTTGCCCTCGTGTCCAGAAATTCAGTGCTGCATTTGCGATCGCTTTTCTGACCTGCACTGCTCCCACTCGCGGGTTATTAAATAAGGGCAACACCCGCTGCAGCATATCTTTGGGAACTTTAGCATCTGCATCAAATACTGCTACAATCTCGCCTTTCGTTAAACCCAGTACCTGATTTAGTGCTCCTGATTTCCCTCCCCCGGCATTAGCACTCCGGTGCAGTACCTTCAACTGGTCGTATGTTGCTGCTAACTTATCTAAGATTTCTGGTGTTTGGTCAGTACTGTAATCGTCAATTACCCACAGTTCATACTGATTTTTGGGGTAGTCTAATTGACACAGAGACTGAACTAAATTACTGATGACACTTTCTTCATTTTTTGCTGCTACTAGCAGAGACACAAAGGGAAAATCGTCTTTCTCCTCATCTAAACAGGGTTGAGGGGTTTTTAACGGTTGAGCCAGCAATAATCGTAGGGAATGAATTCCTACGATCGTTGTTAAGCTCAAGCTCACCCAGATCCCCCAAGACACCAAATGCAGTGCTATTGTCATGCACCACACTATGGTTAAAACTAAAGCTGCTTTGCGTCGGCGTCCTTCTAGTCCCTGGAAAAATAAGCTAGTTTCAAACTCTTCCTCTGACAAGTTAGACAGCATAGAGCCAAGTTGGTTCAGCTCTTGGCTTGGCGCTTTTTCTGACCAGGAATTCTCCGACATAAATGTACTGCAACTACCAACGAAGGCCACTAATGCCTTATTCTATCCGAAAGTGTTACAAAATTGTTAATTTCTATCAAGGAAGGTATAGTTTAGGACATAAAATCTGATCTGGGGTGTCAAGGGAATAGGGAATAGAAACATTTGTTAACCTTTACTTGGATTGCTATCGACTACTATCAATAGGGTTATCTTTTAGGTTAAGCGTGTCTCAAGCTTCAAGCCTCAAAGCTAATCCCTATCATTGATAACAGCCAGAGTTCCCGCTAGAAAACTCTGGCGACAGGCATGACGCTGAATCTTACCACTAGATGTCTTGGGAATAGTACCTGGTTTGAGTAACAGAGCAGTATGAACCTGCAAATCGTGATGTTGTAATACTGCTCGTCGGATTAACCGGATTAACTCTTTGGTATCAAGGGCATGGTCTTTCGCCCCATTGCCAGGGTCAGAAGTAGCTAGCCGAGTAGATTTCCAATAGCTACGTTCTACCTCAGCAATCACCACTAACTGTTCCTCACCGGCAATATTAACTGAAAATCCTGCCGAACACGTCGGTCTGAGCAAGGAGTGGGTCTTTTCTACGGTCCATTCAATATCTTGGGGATAGTGGTTACGACCATTGATAATGATCAGATCCTTCAGACGACCAGTAATAAATAATTCACCATCGACCATGAATCCCAAGTCACCGGTACGCATAAATGACTCCTCCCCCATCGATGCTAGAGTTACGCGAAAGTTGCCTTCTGTTGCTGCCGGTTGATTCCAGTAACCTTGGGCAATGCTTGGTCCTGATACCCAGATTTCTCCGACTTGTCCTGGGTCACATGGGGTTAAGGTTTCAGGATGGATAATTACAATCTGCTGGTCTGGCAGACTTTGACCACAGCCTACTAGGGTAAGGGTACCTTCTTGCTCAACAGTAGCTGGCACAACTTTATTTTGCTCTAATGCTGCCCCTTCAACTGTTTTTAAGACAATTGGAGCGCTTTTGAGACCACCAGAAACCATTAAGGTGGCTTCAGCCATGCCATAGCAAGGGTAGAATGCTTCTCGGCGGAAGCCACAGGACTCAAATTTTGTGGCAAACCGCTCCAAGATGGCGGAGTTAATTGGCTCAGCTCCGTTAAAGGCAATATCCCAACTACTCAAATCCAAGTTTGTTAGTTGTTCCGGCTTAATTTTGCGATCGCATAAGTCGTAAGCAAAGTTTGGTCCGCCACTGCTGGTGGCTCGATAGTGGGAAATTGCTTTTAACCAGCGGATTGGACTTTGCAAAAACATCAACGGGGACATGAGCGTAGCTGGAAAACCGCCGTATAGAGGTTGGAGTATGCCACCAATCAGACCCATGTCATGGTACATCGGTAACCAACTCACCACACTGCTGTGGTCGGTGTGCTCAAAATACTGATAGATAGCAGCTGAATTATGGACTAGGTTGCTGTGGCTAATCATCACTCCCTTCGGCTGAGCGGTTGAACCAGAGGTGTATTGGAGAAAAGCCATGGTGCTAGCATCTATAGCTGGTTGCTGCCATGATTGAGCTAAGTTGCCGTTGATGGTTTCTGTGGCTACCCACTGCAGTGTTTTCAGTTCTGGTGCCTGAGTAAACCTGCGCTCTAAATTAGACAGGATTGCTTGGGTAGTTAGGGCTACCTTTGCCAGGGAATCCTTGACAATTCCCTGAACACGGACAAGGGAGCGATTGGGTCTAGGAGGATAAGCGGGGACAGCTACAACCCCAGCGTACAGACACCCGAAAAATGCACAAATATAGTCTAGACCAGGAGGATAAAGGAGTAGGGCAGTTTCTCCTGGGGAATATATTGATTGCAGGTGGAACGCGATCGCTTGGGCTTGTTGCTCCAACTGTTGGTAAGTCAGAGTGACCTGTTCGGTTTCTCCATCCACCAAAAAGGTATATGCGATCGCATCTGGCTGGTTAACTGCTCTGTAGCGCAGGATATCAACTAACGTGGCTGGTTGGAGAATAGTTTCTGACACCTTGTACCCCTGCACTCAAAAACTTACACAAAACATTCAAAAACATTACTTTAGCCTGATTCCGAGATAACCAACTATCCTCAATTGAGGATTCATAGCTCAGGAGGTTCAAGTCATAACAATTTATTTTCCAGGAATTTTTAACATAAATTGCCGAAATAATCCAGCAATTATTAAAAATATCCCCCTTCTCACACTCTTACCGAAATTACCTATTTCCTAGTTACACGAATTTGCTGCCCCGAGGCCATCCAAACAACTGTAGTTTGTAAAATAAATTGGGGAACAAAGCAAACAGGTATTTGAATATTTTAAAGCTAAAAGGCTCATCATAAGTTCCCACCCATTCTTTGTTTTTCTCAATCCAGCTGGCGATTGTATTAGCCACTTTTTCAGCAGGAGGAGCAGAATTGACTCGGTTGGCTCGGATTTTATAACCTTTTTCATTGAGACGGTTCACTGGTGCCCAAGCCAAAGGACCGCTGATCACACCAGGACGGTAAAGCCTCATGCGAATTTGATGATTGCTGGCGTGGTAAACGATTGGTCCAACACCTGACCAGTAATAGTGCAGAGCAATTTTACCAGAATGATAGACTGGACCAAAACAAGAAGGGCTACCATCTGCAATTGAACCAATAGCAACCACATCCAGGGGTCGCTCACGCTTTAGCTTGGCTGCTTCCAGGGCTACCAATGCTGGCCAACTGTAGTTAACACGGTTCATTGATTCTACTATCTCAACCAGTGGCACTCCTCCATCCCCTACCTCAGTTTCGATTTGTCCTGCATTCAGGATAATCACATCGGGGTCATACTCAAGCAACTTTTGGGCATCTTCAAGGGTTTGTTGTTGAGACACACACAATGTATTGAAAAAGTTACCTTCCAGGTTTTCTTGACGGGTGACACCAACTACTTGCCAACCACGATTGATGTACTCTTGACCTAACGCACTGCCGAGGGTGCCGGAAATTCCTGTGATTACAACAGTTTTCATAGTAAACGAGACAGTGAAAAGTTTTTCAGCATGGGTGAGTGTTATTTTAACTAGCCAAACTTTGTAAGGAAGAAGACTCCGTTAAAGGAGGTTTTTTTGGCCAGGTCTTTTCGCCAAAGCAGAGTGGGCTCATCTCAAGACGATACTCGATCTATACTACGATTCTTTATACCCCTTTTTTTGCCTAAAGGTAAGCATTCAGCCGTAAGCTAATGGGCTACGCCCACGTTACGGGCAGAGCTAATGGGCTACGCCCACGCTACTGGGTGCATCTCAATGCATGCTATTTGACGCGGTGGTGCGTTACGGGACGGACTGTTCCAATACTCGCTACCGGGAAAATCAGGGCTAGTCCGTCCCTAACGCACCCTACTTGCTGTGAGACACATGCAACGGCAAAACACCTCTTTCTACGATATTCCGATTTTTGTCAAGTACAATTTATACCAAACAAAATGCAATTACCCTGGCCGGATAGCTCATTTTAAGCTAACCGCTGTTAGCGTAGCCCATTAGCTTACGGCTAAAGTCCCATTAGGCAATGTTTTTTTTGGTAAAATATCCTTTTGTTTACAAAGTTTGACATAACGTCATATTTGTTAGTGCTCTTTTTTTTTTCAATGCTATATACTTTCTAATGTGAGTGTTTGTGTTCAAACAATTCCACAAAAAATTTCTGTAATAGATCTACAGAATTGACAATAACCCTAAGGACGATAACTACCATGTTCAATAAGTTATTGAGAAATCATAGGGTTTCTCATAGCTATGAGGTAGACAAGATTTTTGACCTCTTAACTATTACTTGCTTCCTGCTGCATAAACCCCAGGAATTTGTAGTTCATCACTATCAGAAGTGCTATATTAGATTCCTAATACCAATCATAAAAACTGTTGGTATCCAGATTTTTGGCGAGGGTGGCGATCGCTTCTGGGTAACTTGTCGTAACATTATTGTTGGGTTTTTTATATCAGCACAGATCACAATGCTCGCGGCACAGCCCGCCCAAGCTGAACCAGCAGAACGCAGTTTCCAAAATCCACCCTTACTTCAATTCCGGGAAACCATAGCACCGCTGACCCTCAAAGAAGCAACGACCACAGGTAGCTTAAAAGAGTTTGATTTCAACATTCAATATACTGAAAGCCAACTCTTTAACCCAGCAACCATGGCATACGACCAAGTACGGTTGCGAAGCTACGTCGGCACTGATACTAATCCAAATCGACCCTATGTGGCACCAACTATTGAAGCCAGACCTGGTGATACAATCCGCGTCAACCTGAACAATCAGTTAGGAGATGATCCCAGTTGCCCCGATTCAATTGAGGATGTTAATGAACCCCATTGTTTCAATGACACAAATTTACACACCCACGGTTTCTGGGTCAGTCCAAAGGGCAATAGCGACAATGTTTTAGTGAAAATTAAACCCGGTGACGAAATATTTCCATACGAGTACGAACTGCCTGAGGATCATCCAGCAGGTACGTTTTGGTACCATCCCCATGTGCATGGCTCAACAGCACTGCAAGTCTCAAGTGGCATGGCGGGTGCTCTAATCGTGCGCGGTGATCGCTTGCCTACCGAAACGGCTAATGGTGACATTGATACTCTGCTCAAAGGCCCCTACGGAAGGAAGATGCCAGAAAAAATTTTAGTATTCCAGCAAATTCCCTATTACTGTCCTAAGTCTGAAGGATCCGAAGACATCTGGAATTGTGATTCTGATGAGACAGGTGTTATTGAGACTTACGACTACGAGGTGGGCACGGGAAATCCGGAAGATGATATTAGCATTTTCGGTCCTGGAACTTGGGTTGAATCGGGGCGTTATACCAGCATCAATGGTCAGATTTTGCCTTTTTTTCTTGCCCGGGCTGGCAAGATCCAACGTTGGCGGATGATCCATGCTGGGGTACGGGACACCATCAGCCTGGAATTTCGCAAATTGCAATATGATGAATTTAGCATTAAAGAGTTCGCAGCGACTGGAGCTGATGGTTACATTGGTCAAAATTGCACAGGGGATCCGATTCCTTACCATGTGATTGCTGATGATGGTTTAACTCGAAAGCAAGCCTGGGAAACCACCTTAACCACTCTACAACCGGGCTACCGTAACGATGCACTTGTGCTTTTCCCACAGAAAGGACTATATTGTGTGATCGATACCGCTGCTGAGGCACCAACCAACGTCAGCCGAGAAGCAACAAGTCGGCAATTGCTTGGGATAGTCGCAGTTAGCGGGGGAAACAGTATAGCGCCTGATCAGATCCATCAATACTTAATTGATCGGCTTGTTGCCCGTGCTGCTGTTAACATCCCAGAAGGGTCGATTCGAGAAGAGGTTATTGATGATCTAAACAATGATCTAATGCTGACTAAATTCATCGATCATCCCGACATTGATTATTCTGAGGTTACTGGTTATCAGGAACTCGCTTTTAACATTGACACAAGCGCTACTCCTACTGAGTTCCAGGTGAGTAATGGAATTGGTATTAACGAGCCTTACGACCCGCAACCTTACGATCCCGACCGCATGGATCGAACCCTAACGTTGGGTACTGTCGATGAATGGACTTTAGAGTCACGCTTTGTCGGGCATCCTTTCCATATCCATGTCAATCCTTTCCAAATCATTGCAATCTATGACCCCAATGGCAACGATGTCAGCTTGCCTGATGCGACTGATGGAGGTGACCCGGAGTATCCAGGACTCAAGGGTGTATGGAAAGACACTCTTTGGATCAAAGGCCCAAGTCCGGGATCAACTTATCCCGAGGGGGTTTACAGAATTGTGGTGCGCACCCGATATCAAAGGTATCCTGGCATATTTGTGCTACACTGCCATATTCTTGACCATGAGGATCAAGGTATGATGCAGAACATTTGTATCAACGATCCATCGACTGCAGAATCTGATGATTGCCAATTATAAACATAGGGCGTAGTTCAACACTACTTTAAGGATCAACAAAAAAAGGAGAAGCCCGATCAGCTTAAGCTTGTTAAAGACTCAGCATCGGGCTTCTCATAGGTCTAGTTTAGAAGAACTTTTCGGTCACATCGATGATTATTGGTTACTGCCACCAGCCGAAGAAGCCTTCTCTTCAGTTAGACTGAATTTTGCCACCTTCGCCTTAACCCGAACTCAGGTTGATTAAGAAATATCGGGTTAAGGAATAGGGCAAGTTAATCACGAGAGTAAATAGCTATGCTGTCAACAATTATATCGTCATTCACAGGTCTGCCCTTCTTGCGAATCGAGATAGAAATTGAATCGGGGTCGAACTCATCCTCATCAAGCATTTCAATTTGCCTTAGTAACTCATCGCTAATCTCAAATTGAAATGTTTTTGAGGTCTGACGATCACTAGATAATACGAAGAAAGAGATATTGCCCAAAAAGTATGTGTCAATATCTGCAATAGCAGTTTTCTTGGTTTTTTCGTCCTTGGGCAAATTGAGATAGACGCTGTATGTGCCTTCGGGTTCTCCGGTATAGATTACATTTACCTCCAAAATAAAGTTGAGTTTAGATAACCGCTCTTGACTAGCGGACTTAATAATGTCTTTCAGTTGAAGTGACGACTTTTCATTAGGCTCATTAGGCAACAGAATTTCTTTCAGTTTATCGCGGAGTGAAGATCCAAGCCGCAACCTCAGGGTAAACTCTTGAGCGCTCCCTCCTAAAGCTTTCTGAGCCAATTTGAAACCCAGGAGTTTTTTAAGGGGTTTTTTAGGGCGTTGATTGGCAATCCCTTGTAAATCTAAATTATATGTAGCAGGGATATTCCAAGTCAATCGATAACCGTCATCGTAGTCATAGTCCATGCTGTAGACCGCTTCAACGACTTCGTCCATGGTGTATCCAATCACCTCACCGTCGGGTTCAAAAAATTGATAAGGCCAAGAAACTTTCTGCAGTTCCTCTGGGGCAACATATATATCTTTCTTATTGGTCCATTGCGACCACAGGCGGTCGATGTTGGCGTGATGCAACCAAAAGATGGGGTCAAAGCCAGCACTAGGAATGCTTCTCATTAAGCCAAGCTGGGGCGTTTGGTCATCCTTTAAATCGCGGTTATAGATTCGATTAAAGATATTACAATCATCCGCTTCATCTGGTTCCATTTCGCCACCGCCAATATACTTATGCATTCTGTTGTGGGGGGCTTGTTCTATTGCATTGCTAAATTCTTCAAATATTTGCTCTCTATTCAAGTCTTCCACAGCATTAACTAAATCGGCGACTGCAAAGTTATCTGAAATGGGTTCGCCCATATTCAAGTCACATGCTCGTCCTGACTCATAGAGGGAGTTGCCTGCAGGGTCTGGGTCGTACTCTATGTTTGGTTCGTAAAACTCTAGGGGCATTTCGAGCCGTTCTTGATCTGGTACTTCCGTATCGGAATAACTGATATAGTCCCAATAGGGAAGAGAGAAATTGGGATCTTCGGACAAGTCTCGAACAATTTTTTCAAAATGATGCAAATAAAGCCGGTGCCAGGGCAAAAAATGAATTTTGGGATCCACACCAGCTTGATTTTTATCATGGGTACAGTTATTCCAGGATTCCAGCAATTTACTAGTGGCAGGATCGCTGTCCGAAAACTCAGAATAATAGGGACACAGCGGATTCTCTTGTGTAATTCCTGAGATATTTTCAGGTTTGGTAGGAACCCAGTGAATGGCACCCTGGTAATACCAGCTGCGTGGGTCTGTACAGTCCATATCTCTCATGACATTGAGAGCTTGCTGGAAAGATTTGAGGTTCTCTTTTCCTTGAGGGCTAGTTGCGCTATAGCGAATATGGGGATCTCTTGTTATTGTGCTCGTACCAGCAGTTGCTTCTTCGCTCACAAGAGCAACTGCTTCCCCAGTCAATGTGCTTACGGACAAAAAAACACATACAAAGAAAACAATCAAGACCCTACGTAGAAAAGGGCTGAAAAAATTCATAACCAATCTTTCACTTGTAGTATTAGGGGGTTGAGTAGCAATTGTACAGAAACTAAAGCAATAGAAACAATTAAACCCTTTGGGGTTGCTAATTCTGGGTATAATATCGCCCCTCTAGTCCCCAAGTTTGGGTGCTAGCTATCAGCTATCAGCTATCAGAGGATATCTCCCAAGTTTTTTGATATTGAATTTTGCCCCCCTAGCCCCCCAATTCTGGGGGGAACAAGAATCAATTTGCTGGTAAAAGTCCCCCAAAATTGGGGGACCAACGGGGGCTTGGATGTAGCAAATGAGACTTCTCAGACAACCTATCAGCATTAAGCTCATGCCACGCTACTAGATCGGTGCTTTTGAATAAAGCAGATAACCATTTGTTGAATCTGAGTTAAGTCTCCTGACGGCTGACCGCTGATGACTGACGGCTGACCGCTGATGGCTGAATTCTTAAGTT includes:
- a CDS encoding SDR family NAD(P)-dependent oxidoreductase: MKTVVITGISGTLGSALGQEYINRGWQVVGVTRQENLEGNFFNTLCVSQQQTLEDAQKLLEYDPDVIILNAGQIETEVGDGGVPLVEIVESMNRVNYSWPALVALEAAKLKRERPLDVVAIGSIADGSPSCFGPVYHSGKIALHYYWSGVGPIVYHASNHQIRMRLYRPGVISGPLAWAPVNRLNEKGYKIRANRVNSAPPAEKVANTIASWIEKNKEWVGTYDEPFSFKIFKYLFALFPNLFYKLQLFGWPRGSKFV
- the hpsO gene encoding hormogonium polysaccharide biosynthesis glycosyltransferase HpsO, whose amino-acid sequence is MKILVASHSYIVDLNCEKLRTLAQLEPNIEVTVVVPRRWRPGGVQNRIIETQPREEGSFRVVPVSNFSENHQGLLTFGLDIIPLLKQFRPDIIQVEQGAKALGYAQFITLNKLLGLKAKNLFLTFWNLPYQVKFPVSVLEGYNLRHTDGLICGNQDGVEILRQHGYNGPAKVMPQLGVDESLFRPQAQPELKQKLGIQPNEFVVGFVGRFVEEKGLLTLGKALAGLSGMQWKLLLLGRGPLKPILMEKAAEWGIKDQLIWIESVPHDEVPRYINVMNTLVLPSETNYNFKTLTSVGWKEQFGHVLIEAMASKVPVIGSDSGEIPYVIGDAGLVFPEKDESELRHCLQQLIKQPELAEKLGDLGYERAMEQYTNKALAKQLLDFYQELMQN
- a CDS encoding fatty acyl-AMP ligase: MSETILQPATLVDILRYRAVNQPDAIAYTFLVDGETEQVTLTYQQLEQQAQAIAFHLQSIYSPGETALLLYPPGLDYICAFFGCLYAGVVAVPAYPPRPNRSLVRVQGIVKDSLAKVALTTQAILSNLERRFTQAPELKTLQWVATETINGNLAQSWQQPAIDASTMAFLQYTSGSTAQPKGVMISHSNLVHNSAAIYQYFEHTDHSSVVSWLPMYHDMGLIGGILQPLYGGFPATLMSPLMFLQSPIRWLKAISHYRATSSGGPNFAYDLCDRKIKPEQLTNLDLSSWDIAFNGAEPINSAILERFATKFESCGFRREAFYPCYGMAEATLMVSGGLKSAPIVLKTVEGAALEQNKVVPATVEQEGTLTLVGCGQSLPDQQIVIIHPETLTPCDPGQVGEIWVSGPSIAQGYWNQPAATEGNFRVTLASMGEESFMRTGDLGFMVDGELFITGRLKDLIIINGRNHYPQDIEWTVEKTHSLLRPTCSAGFSVNIAGEEQLVVIAEVERSYWKSTRLATSDPGNGAKDHALDTKELIRLIRRAVLQHHDLQVHTALLLKPGTIPKTSSGKIQRHACRQSFLAGTLAVINDRD
- the hpsN gene encoding hormogonium polysaccharide biosynthesis glycosyltransferase HpsN, which produces MISVIIPTYGREDPLRDTLEDVLKQDYPAFEVLVVDQTRNHKPEIQSYLEQLANAGKIRWFRVDWASLPGARNYGVRRASGDIIVFIDDDIKMPPGYLTAHARNYEQSPEIGAVAGRVFDRMKLAEKGAAADSPTPSYTIEDLPKEAMDPGIAWYYIDLVHTVKPQRVISARGCNMSFRREIFTKYGLHFDEQFRGSAVREESDFCLRFRRTGYQIWYDPDAYLVHLGEETGGCHDISTRSLEYQLTFYHNHFLMGMKNLTLSEQLRLFGRLFDCHVLGNPPCNKSGSPIKIISRAGFYMLGFFKALGTRIKSIWDDGQIYSRLDRYKLEG
- a CDS encoding glycosyltransferase, with amino-acid sequence MSENSWSEKAPSQELNQLGSMLSNLSEEEFETSLFFQGLEGRRRKAALVLTIVWCMTIALHLVSWGIWVSLSLTTIVGIHSLRLLLAQPLKTPQPCLDEEKDDFPFVSLLVAAKNEESVISNLVQSLCQLDYPKNQYELWVIDDYSTDQTPEILDKLAATYDQLKVLHRSANAGGGKSGALNQVLGLTKGEIVAVFDADAKVPKDMLQRVLPLFNNPRVGAVQVRKAIANAALNFWTRGQMAEMALDSYFQQQRIAVGGIAELRGNGQFVRRSALQRCGAWNEETITDDLDLTIRLHLDQWDIGFLNYPPVEEEGVTSAIALWHQRNRWAEGGYQRYLDYWRLIVSNRLGLRKTIDLFTYLIIQYFLPTAAVPDCLMAIARNRLPIFSPITGLTVTVSVIGMLVGLRRTNQNRRLRVSNLLVPLLQTLRGNLYLLHWMLVMAATTARMSVRPKRLKWVKTVHRGGSEE